GATGTAACGGAACAGAGAGCCATAACTGACATGTCCATTGAGTGCTTTCAAtatttccaaagagaacaCTTTTCTATAGGAGATGCACTCCAAAGCCTTTCCTGCAGACTCGTAAATGATATCTGGTGTCTCTAAAGAGGGATCTATTAATTCACACAAGTCGTTGATGAGAGTAGAGTCAGATGAAAGTACGCTATCAAGAAAGTCCGTTGCTGATTGCATACAAGACAAGTAGCTGATAGCCATGCACTTAATAGAGACTAACTGTTGtctcaatttcaagcttTCGAATGTGTCAGTGTTAAAGGCCTTTGCTATCTGTACTGCCAAtgcaaaatcaaaaaagcATTCTTTGGGTAATTTGTCGTAAAATTTATCAAAGATCTGTTGAAGACTGAATTTTCGcatattttcttctgaGATTATTAAATGTTGCACTCCCTCCCTACTGAAGTTGACGGATTTCTGCTTGGAGGAGGAGGCATCATTGCCGGATGATGACTGTGTATTTGTTGGTGTTAACTTAGACTTTTTTCGTTTAGGGCCGATCTCATTAGTACGTTTTTCGTCCGAATTGTAGTACTCAAAGTCGAGCATTTTCCATTTTGTTGGAACCTTACGGCTAGTAAGCTTACAACAATCAGCAAGATTAAACTGTCCCTCAGAACCAGGATCTGTAGGTGATCCCGCATTCAAGCTTACTGGTTTGTTCGAAAGTACCGGCGGCGTCGGAGGAAGGAAACCAATGGACATGTTTACAAACTTGTCTATTACTTTTGACTCTTTGTATTTCATGGTACCGGTTTGAATTGTAGCATCACCCAGAGCCACGCACAGACGTAACGCAGCCAATAAAACGGGTACCGAACAACAATTAATAAGATTGTAGACGTGTTTAGTTGATGCGTATATGGAGTTATTGTAACAGTTAGCAAACAACAAACTAGAAAAAGTAAGTATTGCCGCCAGTAGAGACTCATCGGCAGGTTGAATCTCAACGGGTTTTgcaaactcttcttctaaaTTGTACTTGGtaactttctctttcaaaatagAATCCATTCGGTTAAGTAGAGGGACCCAATAGTATAGATCGGTCTTGCTGGAGTTCCAGCAAGTGACTTTACCAAGCTCACTTTCTAACTCAGACAATGAACATTCCGATAAGTATTTGATGTAGTTCTTTGTGTGATCGGGAATTTTTACTTCTGGCCGGACGATGGTTTCATCAATCAATTGAGAGTCTTCCATTGTTGCTGTGTGTTGCCACTAagagaggaaaagaaacttaGGACGTAATTGACTGATCCAGAAAAGTACAATAGAACGATACAAAAAAGACTTGAAGATGGCAGTCAAGTTCCAATGAATCTTAAACACAAAAAACGGATTCccaaaaacagaaacttATTGAATTCCAATGTAGAATTTAACAGTTCGGGTTATCGTTGGGCTGTTCTTGGTAGTTGGTACTAGGTAGATAGACTTCCCctttggaaaaaaagagCTAGGGAATAAGTTGTGGTATAAGGGTTCGCTAATCTTTGATCCGCTGCACGCCCTCCTTCCTATTCCCTATCGTTGTATTTACTCTGCTTATGTCATATCTGTTTACCTTTTTCGTGATTGTGCACATATACAAGACGCCAACCGATTATATGGGTGATACTGACAGCATTTCAACTAACTACACGATGGACACCAACCAGAAGGACCAAGAGGGTTCAACAGCTGCCAGCAGTCCTTCAAAGATAGATCTCACCGGAATGAAGCCCCAACCACTTCCAATAGCGCCCAATATGATTGATGGTTTAAAGCCTGTTAGGAGAACCAAGATTGGCGATATTaaatctttgtttgagCCCAAAGGTGACGGTTCGCAGATTGTCCACTTGCTAGCAGAAATTAAGGATACACTAGAAGAACAGAATGTTGCTAAGACGACGCCCAATGCTGAATTATCCGATATTAAAGAATTGTTGATAAGCATGGTTGACAGATCAAAGTCCAATAAAGCTCTTCTCAACACCTTGATACAGGAGGAGAGTACACCAGATAATGAAATGCTTGTGGAAATCAGGGACATGATCTTCAATATGATAGATAGATCCAAGACGAACAAATCGTCATTAGATGACCTTAGAGGCCATTTCGATGAGCAAATTTCAGATAGGTTGAGTCAAGTCTGTAAAACAGTTGAACAGCAGTCAACGGATATTCACGAGAAGATGAAGACTTTATTGGACAGTAAGGTCAATAGCTCCTTACTTTCTGAATTGGATAGCAAATTAGGTAATATTGTTGACCATGAAACGGAGGAACTTAAATCTCTGAAAGCAACAGTTTCCAGTTTGACCAAGAAGTCGGATATACAAGGAATTGAATTGAAGCTCACAGATTTTTCTGAGAGAATGGAAAGACTTCAAGAGAgcaatgatttgaaagattcaagattGGAGGAAAAGTTTGACAAGTTAGTGCAGGAACTAACAACAAACAACACAAAACTAGAATCTCGACAGgaattgaaggagaaagagttggaacaaaaaataGTTGGAAAGGACGAAATTATCGATGTATTGAAACTAGAGATTCATGATCTTCACAGGAAATTGCAATATTCAAACGAAAAACACACAAACGAATTGGAAGCCAAAAGTAATGAAATTCTAAGCTTGCGACAGCTATTGAATGATTCCAATATGCAAAATACTGCGATCCAAGAGGAGCTTTCCACTTTAAAGGCCAAAGGCTTAGAATCGTCTCAGCTTCAGGCAAGCATCGAAGagatgaaaagagaaaagtcAGTGCTaacaagaactttgatCTCTTCATGTGCCCGTATCAAAAACCAACAAGAAGTTTTCCAACTATGGAGTGATAGAACAGAAGATATAAAGTCTAATCTGCTCACCCTCCAAGAAACCTTAAAAAGTGACCGCTCGTTCATAATCCCTCTGAAACGACCGTCAACTGAAGGAGTTGACCAACTTCAGGAATCGAAAAATTCTCCCAAAAAGCATATCGAAGTACATCACGAAGAAGTTGGTAACATTTCCAACGGTTCTATTATGAGTCCCATCTTCATGGAGAAACTCTCGCccaaaaaaagaattgTCAGCTCCCCATCCAAGATACTATCCAATCGATGCCTCAATAGTAACAGCGCCACACCTTCCAAATCCCCCATAAGATtgtcttcaacaaaaaattttacAGAACAGGAGAACTGACCTAATAGTTGTACTATATATAAAGAACCTCATAGACACGGCAGTCCACCAAGTTATTGTTTCCATAGATTACGTAAGATTCAGCAAGATTTGGTACGCGTTCTGAATATAATATGTCAGTGTTACTTCTGCATCATCGGATGAATTGTTCCTAACTGAGCAATAACTGATGGCAAATGGACAAGCAGCATTCCATTTTGAGCTtttattcttctttcaatacAGATGTTGTCGACCTAAGACTGGGAGCGTCTGAGTCCAGGGTTAGTTCAACTGGAGTTAGTTCTACCTCTTCAAATGAAACTACTGATAGAGGTGTCAACGACAGGCGAAAAGTCGTGAAAATTAATGATCTGCTGACAGGAAATATGATCAAACACAGAAAGGAAGTTACTGAGGCAtcagaaacaattgaagagaCCATGAGAAATCTAGATCCAGTACGAGATATCAGAAATCACGAAATTATAGATctggatcaagaacaacaaaatccaccaccaaagaaaaatagGGTTTCTTTGCTGTCTTTATTAGATGGAAAGGGAGTCAGAGATAAACCAACTAAACCTATTGAGGATACAAAGCTATTGGTCACCCTGAAAATAAGCTCATCAGCCTTGAAAGAtatccaaaaaaaaatcgACAGACAAGAGTTGCATACGCCAGGAGTTGCAATATCAAATCGAGATCCACTGAAACCtgcattttcatttttaAATGAAATTCAATTAAGGGCTCAGAGAGCTTTAGAGAATAAACATAATGAATCAGGGAGTGACTGTCTCAGCTCAAAAGGGATGCTCCCCCCACCTTTGAAGGTGGGTGATTTTTTGACACAAAATGTCACTGATGAGGTTTACAACTGCCCCAGACGGACGCTGAGCCTTCCATCAAGAGCCAATACTCGTAACCACGCCGTTATAGACTTTCCCCAAGCCCTGGGGGATTTGAAGACAGAAAAAACTAATCCAGATCCTTTGAGAGCCACGAAATATCACTACACTACATCTGACTTCCAATACCATGACCTTACTAGGCTTGTGCAAGAGCAGGTTCCTGATGTGAAACGGCACTATGGTTTGGAATGCTTGATAGGGCTTTTTCATGATATTGATTTTCAACGCAAAATTGCCCACAATTCAAGTCAATGGATAGATCTGTTCAAACCAACAGAATACAAAGAACTTTTATTCTCTTCGGACGTATCAACTGGCATCAATGATTGGATACAGAGTGCGTTTGAAAAGCTACAAAACATGGATAGAACCAAGAGAAAGCCAGCTCATGCTTCGAAGAAGCCAAAAAGAGACGACAATCTCGATGACTTTATTGTAtatgatgatattgaaacGATTGAAGTAGAGCTCTTTGCGCCACTATTAATAATTGAAGGACCAGCGGGTTCAGGAAAAAGTAGTAGCATATTCACCATCGTGGAGAGACAGATGAAAggttttgtttttgaaatcaaCACAGG
This is a stretch of genomic DNA from Komagataella phaffii GS115 chromosome 3, complete sequence. It encodes these proteins:
- a CDS encoding Protein required for S phase progression and telomere homeostasis, forms an alternative replication, whose product is MDKQHSILSFYSSFNTDVVDLRLGASESRVSSTGVSSTSSNETTDRGVNDRRKVVKINDLLTGNMIKHRKEVTEASETIEETMRNLDPVRDIRNHEIIDLDQEQQNPPPKKNRVSLLSLLDGKGVRDKPTKPIEDTKLLVTLKISSSALKDIQKKIDRQELHTPGVAISNRDPLKPAFSFLNEIQLRAQRALENKHNESGSDCLSSKGMLPPPLKVGDFLTQNVTDEVYNCPRRTLSLPSRANTRNHAVIDFPQALGDLKTEKTNPDPLRATKYHYTTSDFQYHDLTRLVQEQVPDVKRHYGLECLIGLFHDIDFQRKIAHNSSQWIDLFKPTEYKELLFSSDVSTGINDWIQSAFEKLQNMDRTKRKPAHASKKPKRDDNLDDFIVYDDIETIEVELFAPLLIIEGPAGSGKSSSIFTIVERQMKGFVFEINTGESRARKDIGFHLEQIATTKLVKRMTKGYADMLDISVEDFENISNQKGVILFDDCDVDLEDDKDLFITIKNLLEYSHRPIVLTCTDSTKIPPDLIELSTVIQIDRPDEKLLSDYLFIIGCLMRFTIDRPILNELARLQDIRRSLMQLQAICNCKPPEGKIIQVKQVTPNTFEKVVAESNIQQLERYYDSLQDDVMLPTIPNFDSLREEYLEFYASKAIRAGSRKWRPLYKNSKTYLIKYPFSVFQRLSITNTALFTELAPIIRLFARMDVIMDGIRRFLHNPTKILLGLHSR